A stretch of the Streptococcus himalayensis genome encodes the following:
- a CDS encoding IS66-like element short variant transposase, translating to MKKNHFLKKTLTYPVETETITYKRKKTKGVRQAVFSQFTPEMVHHELEGEDCTCPDCHGQLTEIGSTVQRQELVFIPAQLKRIDHVQHAYKCQACSQKNLNDKIIKAPVPKAPLAHSLGSASIIAHTIHQKFNLKVPNYRQEEDWNKLGLPITRKEVANWHIKSSQYYFEPIYDLLHEKLLEQPVLHADETSYRVLENDSQLTYYWTFLSGKHEEQGITLYHHDKRRSGLVVKEFLRDCNGYVHCDMWSAYRQLDKAQLVGCWAHVRRKFFEATPKKADRTSLGAKGLAYCDRLFALENDWADLSSEERLHKRQAELAPLMDEFFDWCRNQSILPGSKLGRAIEYSLKYEELFKAVLQDGRLVLSNNVAERAIKSLVIGRKNWLFSQSFEGAKSTAIILSLLETAKRHGLDSEKYITYLLEHLPNEESLAKKEVLEAYLPWAEKIQNNCK from the coding sequence TTGAAGAAGAACCACTTCCTGAAGAAGACGCTGACTTACCCAGTTGAAACAGAGACCATCACCTACAAACGCAAGAAAACCAAGGGAGTTCGTCAGGCTGTTTTCAGTCAGTTTACTCCAGAGATGGTTCATCATGAACTAGAAGGCGAAGACTGCACTTGTCCAGACTGTCACGGTCAGTTGACAGAGATTGGCTCAACTGTTCAACGGCAAGAGTTGGTCTTCATCCCTGCACAATTGAAGCGGATTGACCATGTCCAACATGCCTATAAATGTCAAGCATGTAGCCAGAAGAATCTTAACGATAAGATTATCAAGGCTCCTGTTCCGAAGGCACCTCTGGCCCATAGCTTGGGGTCAGCCTCCATTATTGCCCACACCATTCATCAGAAGTTCAATCTGAAGGTCCCCAACTACCGCCAGGAAGAGGATTGGAACAAGCTTGGCTTGCCAATCACACGGAAGGAAGTCGCCAACTGGCACATCAAGTCTAGTCAGTATTATTTCGAGCCGATTTATGACCTTCTGCACGAGAAATTACTAGAACAGCCTGTTCTCCATGCGGATGAGACTTCTTACAGGGTCTTGGAAAATGATAGCCAGTTGACCTATTATTGGACCTTCCTGTCTGGCAAGCATGAAGAACAGGGAATTACCCTCTATCATCATGATAAGCGACGGAGTGGTTTGGTTGTGAAGGAGTTTCTTAGAGACTGTAATGGCTATGTCCATTGTGACATGTGGTCTGCCTATAGACAGTTAGACAAAGCTCAGCTAGTTGGTTGTTGGGCACATGTCAGAAGAAAGTTTTTTGAGGCCACTCCTAAAAAGGCAGACAGGACTTCCTTGGGTGCCAAGGGATTAGCCTATTGCGACCGTCTATTTGCCTTGGAGAATGACTGGGCAGATTTGTCTAGCGAGGAGCGACTACATAAACGTCAGGCAGAGTTAGCCCCTTTGATGGATGAGTTCTTCGACTGGTGCCGCAATCAATCTATTTTACCTGGGTCAAAACTTGGTCGTGCGATAGAGTATAGCCTTAAGTATGAGGAACTATTCAAGGCAGTTCTTCAAGATGGTCGCTTGGTTCTATCCAATAATGTAGCAGAACGGGCCATTAAGTCCTTGGTCATTGGACGGAAAAATTGGCTGTTTTCTCAAAGTTTTGAGGGAGCCAAGTCAACAGCTATCATTCTGAGTTTATTGGAAACAGCTAAGAGGCATGGTCTTGATTCAGAGAAATACATCACTTATCTTCTAGAACATCTTCCAAACGAGGAGTCACTCGCCAAAAAGGAAGTTCTAGAGGCTTATTTACCGTGGGCTGAAAAAATTCAGAATAACTGCAAATAG
- a CDS encoding IS66 family transposase: MEELLAIIKQQASTIDNLTNELTLLREQVAYLTQKLYGKSSEKVVYRPGQLSLFEEEPLPEEDADLPS; encoded by the coding sequence ATGGAAGAGTTATTAGCCATTATTAAACAACAGGCTTCTACAATTGATAACCTGACCAATGAGTTGACCCTCCTTCGTGAACAGGTGGCTTATCTGACACAAAAGCTCTATGGCAAGTCATCAGAAAAGGTTGTGTATCGACCTGGTCAGCTAAGTCTCTTTGAAGAAGAACCACTTCCTGAAGAAGACGCTGACTTACCCAGTTGA
- the tnpB gene encoding IS66 family insertion sequence element accessory protein TnpB (TnpB, as the term is used for proteins encoded by IS66 family insertion elements, is considered an accessory protein, since TnpC, encoded by a neighboring gene, is a DDE family transposase.) codes for MSIRLSDLGQVYLVCGKTDMRQGIDSLAYLVKRQFELDSFSGQVFLFCGGRKDRFKALYWDGQGFWLLYKRFENGKLTWPNDEHEVKALTSEQVDWLMKGFSISPKIKSTKSRDFY; via the coding sequence ATGAGCATCCGACTCAGTGATTTAGGGCAGGTCTATCTGGTTTGTGGCAAAACCGATATGAGACAGGGGATTGATTCGCTGGCTTATCTTGTTAAACGTCAATTTGAATTAGATTCCTTTTCTGGTCAAGTTTTTCTTTTCTGTGGTGGTCGCAAAGACCGGTTCAAAGCTCTTTACTGGGATGGACAAGGTTTCTGGTTGCTTTACAAGCGATTTGAAAATGGCAAACTCACTTGGCCTAATGATGAACATGAGGTAAAAGCCCTAACTTCCGAGCAAGTAGACTGGCTGATGAAGGGATTTTCGATAAGTCCTAAAATAAAATCTACAAAAAGTCGTGATTTCTATTGA
- a CDS encoding DUF1831 domain-containing protein, with product MAFETTIQLKDCPFIYHLGDNVKKYTLKDTTFSETKVGNYELSRLLEEIPNSGEGFLLKIIINKDLTGVKINITDKSGLRLVNIFKSDLHHIIQTKFYFLMDSLVERGIFTKTTV from the coding sequence ATGGCATTTGAAACCACTATCCAACTCAAAGATTGTCCATTTATCTATCATCTAGGTGATAACGTTAAAAAATATACGCTCAAGGATACAACATTTTCAGAAACGAAGGTCGGAAACTACGAACTAAGCCGATTACTCGAAGAAATCCCCAACAGTGGTGAAGGATTTCTTTTGAAAATCATTATCAATAAAGATTTGACAGGTGTCAAAATCAATATCACCGATAAATCTGGCTTGCGTTTGGTCAATATCTTCAAGTCTGACCTTCATCACATTATCCAAACAAAATTTTACTTTTTGATGGATAGTCTGGTAGAGCGAGGAATCTTTACCAAGACAACTGTTTAA
- a CDS encoding ribose-phosphate diphosphokinase, whose translation MPVKAPIKLFSLNSNPEIAEKIAAAAGVPLSKLSSRQFSDGEIQVNIEESVRGYDVFIIQSTSYPVNNHLMELLIMVDACKRASANSVNVVMPYFGYARQDRIARQREPITAKLVANMLVEAGVDRVLSLDLHAVQVQGFFDIPVDNLFTVPLFAKHYCDKGLMGEEVVVVSPKNSGVKRARSLAELLDAPIAIIDYAQDDAHRDEGYIIGEVAGKKAILIDDILNTGKTFSEAAKIVAAEGATEIYAVSSHGLFVDGAAEKLDQAPIKEILVTDSVKTQQQTPKNIAYITASELIADAIIRIHERKPVSPLFAYTKG comes from the coding sequence CAGCTGCTGGTGTTCCCTTGAGCAAACTCTCCTCCCGCCAATTTTCTGATGGCGAAATTCAAGTCAATATCGAAGAAAGTGTCCGTGGCTATGATGTCTTTATCATCCAGTCAACTAGCTATCCTGTTAATAATCACTTGATGGAACTTTTGATTATGGTGGATGCGTGTAAGCGTGCCAGTGCCAATTCTGTCAACGTTGTCATGCCGTATTTCGGCTATGCTCGCCAAGACCGCATTGCCCGCCAACGCGAACCTATCACCGCAAAATTAGTTGCAAATATGCTGGTTGAAGCAGGGGTCGATCGTGTTCTTTCGCTCGATTTACACGCTGTTCAGGTACAAGGTTTCTTTGATATTCCAGTCGACAATCTCTTTACAGTACCCCTTTTTGCCAAACATTACTGCGACAAAGGCTTGATGGGAGAAGAAGTCGTTGTCGTAAGTCCGAAAAATTCTGGTGTCAAGCGTGCCCGTAGCCTAGCAGAGTTGCTTGATGCTCCTATCGCCATCATCGATTATGCCCAAGACGATGCTCATCGTGATGAAGGCTATATCATTGGGGAAGTTGCTGGTAAGAAAGCAATTCTCATTGACGATATTTTAAATACTGGAAAAACCTTCTCAGAAGCAGCTAAAATCGTTGCGGCAGAAGGCGCGACAGAGATTTATGCCGTATCCAGCCACGGCTTATTTGTCGATGGGGCTGCAGAAAAGCTTGACCAAGCACCTATCAAGGAAATATTGGTGACGGACTCTGTCAAGACCCAGCAACAAACACCCAAAAATATTGCTTATATCACAGCTAGTGAGTTGATTGCAGATGCGATTATCCGGATTCACGAAAGAAAACCAGTCAGCCCACTATTTGCCTATACTAAAGGGTAA
- a CDS encoding DUF4649 family protein — translation MITLTYIDAYQTERTVQYENMDAFLLALSGCVTIPDHYQVTSVTENGETIPFQGRISELYQSMFTFQKQDT, via the coding sequence ATGATTACCTTGACCTATATCGATGCTTACCAGACAGAACGAACTGTTCAATATGAAAATATGGATGCTTTTCTTCTGGCCCTATCTGGTTGTGTCACTATTCCCGATCACTATCAAGTGACATCTGTTACAGAAAATGGGGAAACGATTCCCTTCCAAGGACGCATTAGCGAGCTGTACCAAAGTATGTTCACTTTTCAAAAACAAGATACATGA
- a CDS encoding cysteine desulfurase family protein, with protein MVYLDNAATTQMSKGAIAAMLDVMNTTFGNPSSTHHFGRSANKQLRESRQIIADLLETNPQHIFFTSGGTESNNTVLKGYALAHKHQGKHIISTAIEHHAVLETLDYLVEHFDFEVTYIQPENGQITAQQIKDALRDDTILVSTMYANNETGLLLPIEDIGKLLENHPAAFHVDAVQAIGKIPIYPEKLGIDFLSASAHKFHGPKGIGFLYARPLVFEKLLHGGSQEEKRRAGTENLAAIVGMATALQENLNQVEENVTHVNQLKQQLLEELAGIDFYLNEDGEHLPYVINVGFPKQNKDLLLLRLDLAGIAVSTGSACTAGVSEPSHVLAALYGSQSPRLAESIRISLSEQTTSQEITTLTQTLKNIIGGHNGI; from the coding sequence GTGGTTTACTTGGATAATGCAGCTACGACGCAAATGTCAAAAGGGGCTATTGCAGCTATGCTTGACGTGATGAATACAACTTTTGGAAATCCCTCTAGTACCCATCACTTTGGTCGTAGTGCCAACAAACAATTACGAGAAAGTCGGCAAATCATTGCCGACCTTTTAGAAACCAACCCTCAGCACATCTTTTTTACCTCTGGAGGAACCGAGAGCAACAATACCGTGCTAAAAGGCTATGCTCTTGCCCACAAACATCAAGGCAAGCATATTATTAGTACCGCCATTGAACACCATGCTGTCCTTGAGACCTTGGATTATTTAGTTGAGCACTTTGATTTTGAAGTGACTTATATACAGCCAGAAAATGGACAAATCACAGCTCAACAAATCAAAGACGCTTTGCGAGACGATACCATTTTGGTATCTACTATGTATGCCAATAATGAAACAGGGCTCCTCCTTCCTATCGAGGATATCGGCAAGCTTCTTGAGAATCATCCAGCTGCCTTTCATGTAGACGCTGTTCAGGCAATCGGTAAAATCCCTATTTATCCAGAAAAATTAGGGATTGATTTTCTCAGTGCTTCAGCCCATAAATTTCATGGACCAAAAGGCATTGGCTTTCTCTACGCACGACCTCTGGTCTTTGAAAAATTATTGCATGGAGGCAGTCAGGAAGAAAAAAGACGAGCTGGCACTGAAAACCTAGCTGCTATCGTAGGCATGGCAACAGCTTTACAGGAAAATTTGAACCAGGTAGAAGAGAATGTCACCCATGTCAACCAGCTCAAACAACAGCTTTTAGAAGAATTAGCAGGAATTGACTTCTATCTCAATGAAGACGGAGAACATCTTCCCTACGTTATCAATGTAGGTTTTCCAAAGCAAAATAAGGATCTACTACTGCTTCGGCTTGATTTAGCTGGTATCGCTGTCTCTACTGGTTCTGCTTGTACAGCAGGGGTCAGTGAGCCAAGCCATGTTTTGGCTGCCCTGTACGGATCCCAATCACCCCGATTAGCAGAATCCATCCGTATCAGCCTTTCAGAACAAACTACCAGCCAAGAAATAACTACACTAACTCAGACACTAAAAAATATCATAGGAGGGCACAATGGCATTTGA